The following proteins are co-located in the Ostrinia nubilalis chromosome 22, ilOstNubi1.1, whole genome shotgun sequence genome:
- the LOC135082929 gene encoding uncharacterized protein LOC135082929, giving the protein MKFALSLVLLSVLAFNEAALLKGPSSRANLNHGYIQPGDRLLYRTYFQRAGIANAVQTQDLVYRGNLTTRISAVVAQEVGYTQYANAWVIAGGMGYNYTTVRVQTARGWGFYYLIDIWGR; this is encoded by the exons ATGAAATTCGCGCTATCCTTGGTTCTTCTATCGGTGCTGGCCTTCAACGAGGCTGCCCTGCTGAAGGGTCCCTCCTCCAGAGCCAACCTTAATCATGGGTACATCCAGCCTGGCGACCGACTGCTTTACAG AACATATTTCCAAAGAGCTGGCATTGCCAACGCTGTCCAGACGCAAGACTTAGTCTACAGAGGCAACCTGACCACCAGGATCAGTGCAGTGGTAGCCCAAGAGGTGGGCTACACCCAGTACGCGAATGCCTGGGTGATCGCTGGAGGCATGGGCTACAATTACACCACGGTGCGCGTCCAGACTGCTAGGGGATGGGGATTCTACTACCTGATCGACATTTGGGGGCGATAG
- the LOC135082976 gene encoding uncharacterized protein LOC135082976: MKFALSLVILSVLAFSEAGLLKGPSSRANLNHGSIQPGDRLLYRTYFQRYGIANTVQTQDFVYRGNVTTRISAVVAQEVGYTQYANAWVIAGGRGFNHVTVRAQTARGWGFYYLIDIWGR, from the exons atGAAATTCGCACTATCCTTGGTTATCCTATCGGTGCTGGCCTTCAGCGAGGCTGGCCTGCTGAAGGGCCCCTCCTCCAGAGCCAACCTCAACCACGGCTCCATCCAGCCTGGCGACCGGCTGCTGTACAG AACATACTTCCAAAGATATGGCATTGCCAACACGGTCCAGACTCAAGACTTTGTCTACCGAGGCAACGTGACCACCAGGATCAGTGCAGTGGTAGCCCAAGAGGTGGGCTACACCCAGTACGCGAACGCCTGGGTGATCGCTGGAGGCAGGGGCTTCAACCACGTCACGGTGCGCGCCCAGACTGCTAGGGGATGGGGATTCTACTACCTGATCGACATTTGGGGGCGATAG